CGTGAGGCCGCGGCTGTGCTGGCGCCGGACCTTCGTCCAGTCGTCGAGGAATCCGACCCAGCCCAGCACGGCGGTCGTGCCGAGCGCGATCCACGTGTCGCGATTGCCGAGATCCATCCAGAGGAGGGTCGCGGCGAAGATCGCGCCGAGGATGAGGAGCCCTCCCATCGTCGGCGTTCCCGCCTTCTTGTAATGCGATTCGGGCCCTTCCTTCCGGATGAACTGCTTCAGCTGCCATGACTTCAGCTTGCGGATCGCCCAGGGGCCGAGCCAGAGGGAGAGGACGAGCGCCGTCACCGCCGCCATCGCGGTGCGGAAGGTGATGTACCGGAACACGTTCAGTGCGGGGAACGCGGAGCGGAGCGGATAGAGGAGCGCGTAGAGCATTCAGCGTGCCGCGTTCCGCAGGAGGTCGGCGGCGACGTCGAGCCGCACTCCGCGCGATCCCTTGATCCAGACGACGTCGCCGGCCGACAGCTCCGGTCCGAGCGCCGCGGCGACCTCCTCCGCGCGCTCGAGCCAGGTCACCTTCCCGGAGGCGATTCCGGCCTCGCGGGCGCCCCGCGCGATCTCCGAGGCGAGGGGGCCGACGCAGAACAGCCGGTCGACGCGCGACGCGGCGAACTCGCCGAGCTCGCGGTGCCAGCGCGGCCCCTCGGCGCCGAGCTCGCGCATCTCGCCGAGAACGGCGATCCGGTGGCCCGGCGCGGCCGAGCCCGCGAGCGACTCGACCGCCGAACGCATCGCGGACGGACTCGCGTTGTACGAGTCGTCGACGATCTCCGCTCCCGAGGCGTGCCGGAAGATCTCGCCGCGCCGCTCCGGGGGGGAGAACCTCGCCATCGCCGCCGACACGTCGGCGGGGCGGAGGCCCCACGCGAGCGCGATCGCGGCAGCGCAGAGGCAGTTGGCGACCTGGTGGAGACCGGGGATCAGAAGGCGCACGCGGGACGTCTCGCCTCGCATTGCGAGCGTGAACTCGGTCCCGGCCAGCCCCTTCGGCGCGACGTCCGACGCGGCCACGTCCGCGCCCGGAGCGCCGAACGTCACCGCCGGGCCTTCCCAGCGGTCCGCGCGCGCGGCCAGGCGCGGATCGGCGGCGTTGTAGACCAGGGTTCCGCCGGCGGCGATCCCTTCCGTGATCTCCCACTTCGCGTCGGCGATCCCGTCGACGGAGGCGAAATTCTGGGCGTGCGCGGCGGAGACGTTCGTGATCGCCGCGACGTCGGGGCGGAAGAGCCGGGAAAGGAGCGAGATCTCCCCTTTGGTGCTCATCCCGAACTCGCCGCACACCGCTTCGAGACCCTCCGGAAGGCCGAGCACGGCCATCGGGAACCCGATCCCGCTGTTCGAATTTCCGGGCATCCTCCCGGTGCGGAACCTCCGCGCCACGATCGCGGCCGCCATCTCCTTCGTCGTCGTCTTGCCGACCGAGCCGGTCACGGCCGCCAGGCGGAAGCCTTCCTGCGCCCGCTTCTTCGCGGCGAGCGCCTGGAGCGCCGCGAGCGGGTCGGGCACGACGAAGAGCGGGAATTCGCCCGGAATTCCGGGCGGCACGCGCGCGACGAGCGCCGCCGCCGCCCCCCGCCGGGCCGCCTCCGCGACGAAATCGTGCCCGTCGGCGCGCGCGCCGGGCAGCGCGACGAACAGGTTTCCCGGCTCGACGCGGCGGGAATCGACCGCCACCCCCGAAAACGTCAGATCGGCCGGCGGGGCGATCCCCCACGTCGCGGCCGCCTCGCGAGCGGATACCTTCACGACGACACCCGGCGCGCCGAGCGCACGCACTCCGCGGCGACGACGCGATCGTCGAAAGGATACTCGCGTCCGGCGACCACCTGGGAGGTCTCGTGGCCCTTGCCGGCGATGACGACGACCGAGCGGGAGTTCGCGAGCTCGATCGCCTGCGCGATCGCCTCGCGCCGGTCGACGAACTTCAGGTACTTCGACGCCCCGCCCGCGACGAGGCCGCGTTCGACCTGCTTCAGGATCTCCGCGGGGTCTTCGCCGCGCGGATTGTCCGACGTCGCGATCGGGATGTCGGCGAGCTCGGCGGCCGCCCGGCCCATCGGCTCGCGCTTTCCGGGATCGCGGTCGCCTCCGCAGCCGAAGACGAGGATGATCGTCCGGTCCGTCAGCTCGCGCACGGCCGAGAGGAGCCGCCGGAGGGCGTCCTCCGTGTGCGCGTAGTCGACGAGTATCGTGTATTGTTGTCCCGCCTCGACTCTCTCCATGCGTCCCGGCGCTCCGGGATTGGCGGCGAGTTCGGCCGCCGCCGCGGCGGGCGGAATCCCGAGCGCGTCCGCGGCCGCCCAGGCCGCGAGCAGGTTCTCGACGTGGAAGCGGCCCACGAGCGGACTCTCGATCGCGGCGCTCTCCCGCGGCCCCGCGGCGCGGAGACGCGTGCCCTCGAGCGAGACGCGGACGTCCTCCGCGCGCCAGTCCGCGGCCGGATCGCCCGCCGGAGAGAACGTCACGACCGGAGGCGCGAGCCGCGCCGCCATCGCGCGCCCCCACGGATCGTCGACGTTGACGACCGCGGGCGCCCCCGGCTTCCTCAGCCCGAAGAGCCGCTCCTTGGCGGCGCCGTACTCCTCCATCGTTCGGTGGAAGTCGAGATGGTCGCGGGTCAGGTTCGTGAAGACCGCAGCGTCGAACCGCACGCCCGCGACCCGCTGGAGGGCGATCGCGTGGGAAGAGACCTCCATCGCGCACGCGCGGACGCCGTCCTCGACCATGTCCGCCATCATGCGCGCGAGCGCGTCCCCCTCGGGCGTGGTGCGGGGCGCGGCGAGCGACGTCCCCTTCCACCCGTATCCGACCGTCCCGATGAAACCGCTCTCCCCGAACGCCCGCCGGAAGATTCCGGCCAGAAGCATCGCCGTCGTCGTCTTCCCGTTCGTCCCGGTGACGCCGGCGAGGACGAGCCTTTTCCACGGGTCGCCCAGCGCCCGCTGGCTCCAGACCGCCGCCGCGAGGCGCGGATCGGCCACCCGGACCCACGGAACCGGGAAGTCCGCGGGACGCGGCCGGTCCGAGGCGACCGCCGCCGCGCCGAGGCGGACCGCGTCGACGGCGAAAGCGAGCCCGTCCGCGCGCTCTCCCGCGATCGCGACGAAGAGCGATCCCGGCGTCACGCGCCGGGAATCGGAAACCACCGAAGAGATCTCGGGGTTCGAGGGGGGTTCGACGGAGAGGGCGAGCTCTTGGATGATTTCCTCGAGCTTCATGGAGAGGACGACGATTCCGACAGCCGGATCCGGCAGGTCATCCCGGGCTGGATGGCCGTGCCCGACGCCGGGCTCTGCTCGACGACGAACCCGGAGCCGGAGAGCTGCGCCGCGACGCCGCGACGCGAGAGCTCCGCGATCGCCCTCCGCGCCGGGAGTCCCGAAAGATCGGGCATC
This portion of the Thermoanaerobaculia bacterium genome encodes:
- the murF gene encoding UDP-N-acetylmuramoyl-tripeptide--D-alanyl-D-alanine ligase — its product is MKVSAREAAATWGIAPPADLTFSGVAVDSRRVEPGNLFVALPGARADGHDFVAEAARRGAAAALVARVPPGIPGEFPLFVVPDPLAALQALAAKKRAQEGFRLAAVTGSVGKTTTKEMAAAIVARRFRTGRMPGNSNSGIGFPMAVLGLPEGLEAVCGEFGMSTKGEISLLSRLFRPDVAAITNVSAAHAQNFASVDGIADAKWEITEGIAAGGTLVYNAADPRLAARADRWEGPAVTFGAPGADVAASDVAPKGLAGTEFTLAMRGETSRVRLLIPGLHQVANCLCAAAIALAWGLRPADVSAAMARFSPPERRGEIFRHASGAEIVDDSYNASPSAMRSAVESLAGSAAPGHRIAVLGEMRELGAEGPRWHRELGEFAASRVDRLFCVGPLASEIARGAREAGIASGKVTWLERAEEVAAALGPELSAGDVVWIKGSRGVRLDVAADLLRNAAR
- a CDS encoding UDP-N-acetylmuramoyl-L-alanyl-D-glutamate--2,6-diaminopimelate ligase; translation: MKLEEIIQELALSVEPPSNPEISSVVSDSRRVTPGSLFVAIAGERADGLAFAVDAVRLGAAAVASDRPRPADFPVPWVRVADPRLAAAVWSQRALGDPWKRLVLAGVTGTNGKTTTAMLLAGIFRRAFGESGFIGTVGYGWKGTSLAAPRTTPEGDALARMMADMVEDGVRACAMEVSSHAIALQRVAGVRFDAAVFTNLTRDHLDFHRTMEEYGAAKERLFGLRKPGAPAVVNVDDPWGRAMAARLAPPVVTFSPAGDPAADWRAEDVRVSLEGTRLRAAGPRESAAIESPLVGRFHVENLLAAWAAADALGIPPAAAAAELAANPGAPGRMERVEAGQQYTILVDYAHTEDALRRLLSAVRELTDRTIILVFGCGGDRDPGKREPMGRAAAELADIPIATSDNPRGEDPAEILKQVERGLVAGGASKYLKFVDRREAIAQAIELANSRSVVVIAGKGHETSQVVAGREYPFDDRVVAAECVRSARRVSS